The Sorangiineae bacterium MSr11367 genome window below encodes:
- a CDS encoding VOC family protein, with amino-acid sequence MIDHVGLKVTDFAKAKAFYTKILAPLGYVPVKEVTAEMTGGTYAGVGFGPAGKPEFWIGTGGASGPIHVAFLAPNRAAVEAFYAAGIAAGGKDHGPPGVRAHYHPNYFGAFVLDADGNNIEAVCHTTA; translated from the coding sequence ATGATCGATCATGTCGGCCTGAAGGTGACGGATTTCGCGAAGGCCAAGGCATTTTACACGAAGATCCTCGCCCCCCTCGGTTACGTGCCCGTCAAGGAGGTCACCGCCGAGATGACCGGCGGCACGTACGCCGGCGTAGGATTCGGCCCGGCCGGCAAACCGGAATTCTGGATCGGTACCGGCGGAGCATCCGGCCCCATCCACGTCGCCTTCCTGGCCCCCAACCGCGCCGCCGTCGAAGCCTTCTACGCGGCCGGGATCGCCGCCGGCGGCAAGGACCACGGCCCACCCGGCGTGCGCGCGCACTACCACCCGAACTACTTCGGCGCCTTCGTCCTCGACGCCGACGGCAACAACATCGAAGCCGTCTGCCACACCACCGCCTAA
- a CDS encoding helix-turn-helix domain-containing protein yields MDRIGLVLYPGVGTFDFAVANEIWGDDRTDRGVPKFELRRCAVDLEPVHLDSGLACTPTHRLTGLALCDLIVVPGSGSGDRVPDPRLLAALRKAHARSITIASLCSGAFVLAAAGLLDGRSATTHWRLAPQLAGRYPKVRVDPEALYVEDGVFTSAGTAAGIDLCLHLVRLAHGADVANTIARSLVTAPFRAGGQAQFIDRRIEEDDNSVDRLSRLREYALQHLGERLNVADLARRAAMSERTFARRFLATTGETPLQWLLHQRVLLAQRLLESTELPITRVADECGFGSALSLRQHFSKVVGVSPADYRQSFRGKASPLP; encoded by the coding sequence ATGGACCGCATCGGCCTCGTTCTCTACCCGGGGGTGGGCACCTTCGACTTCGCCGTCGCCAACGAGATCTGGGGCGACGACCGCACGGATCGCGGGGTGCCCAAGTTCGAGCTGCGCCGCTGCGCGGTGGACCTCGAGCCCGTGCATCTCGACAGCGGCCTCGCGTGCACGCCGACGCACCGCCTCACCGGGCTCGCGCTGTGCGATCTCATCGTGGTCCCCGGCTCCGGCAGTGGCGATCGCGTGCCCGATCCGCGCTTGCTCGCCGCCCTGCGCAAGGCGCACGCGCGCAGCATCACCATCGCTTCGCTCTGTTCGGGCGCGTTCGTGCTCGCGGCAGCCGGATTGCTCGACGGGCGAAGCGCCACGACGCATTGGCGACTCGCCCCGCAGCTCGCCGGGCGCTATCCGAAGGTCCGCGTCGATCCGGAGGCGCTCTACGTCGAGGATGGGGTGTTCACCTCCGCGGGCACCGCGGCGGGGATCGATCTCTGCCTGCACCTGGTGCGGCTCGCGCACGGTGCCGATGTGGCCAACACGATTGCGCGCTCGCTGGTCACCGCGCCGTTTCGCGCCGGCGGGCAGGCGCAGTTCATCGACCGGCGCATCGAGGAAGACGACAACTCCGTCGACCGCCTTTCGCGCTTGCGCGAGTACGCACTTCAGCACCTGGGCGAGCGGCTCAACGTGGCCGATCTCGCGCGCCGTGCGGCCATGTCCGAGCGCACCTTCGCACGCCGCTTCCTCGCGACCACGGGCGAGACCCCACTGCAGTGGCTCCTTCACCAGCGCGTGCTTCTGGCGCAGCGCCTGCTGGAATCGACCGAGCTCCCCATCACCCGCGTGGCCGACGAGTGCGGCTTCGGCTCGGCGCTTTCGCTGCGCCAGCATTTCTCCAAGGTGGTGGGTGTCTCGCCGGCCGATTACCGCCAGAGTTTCCGCGGCAAGGCTTCTCCCCTACCCTGA
- a CDS encoding isochorismatase family protein — protein sequence MLKIDEKAALVVIDVQKGFDDEAWWGKRNNPSCEANIGLLLDAWESTGRPIVLVRHDSTSEGSPLRPEKSGNALKVGIEGRNHDVFVTKSVHSSFHGKPDLHGWLKARGISQLVITGIATNICCETTTRVAGDLGYDVLFTVDATHAFDRKGPDGHVVTADEFTRSTVATLDGEFARVVRTADVVAGVRERALAHA from the coding sequence ATGCTCAAGATCGACGAAAAGGCAGCGCTGGTGGTCATCGACGTACAAAAGGGTTTCGACGACGAAGCCTGGTGGGGCAAGCGGAACAATCCTTCGTGCGAGGCCAACATCGGCCTTCTGTTGGATGCGTGGGAAAGCACCGGGCGCCCCATCGTGCTCGTGCGGCACGACTCGACGTCCGAAGGGTCGCCGCTTCGGCCGGAAAAGTCCGGCAACGCCCTCAAAGTCGGCATCGAAGGGCGCAACCACGATGTATTCGTGACGAAGTCCGTGCACTCGTCATTTCACGGAAAACCGGATTTGCACGGATGGCTGAAAGCGCGCGGTATTTCCCAGTTGGTCATCACGGGCATTGCGACCAACATTTGCTGCGAGACGACCACCCGCGTTGCGGGCGATCTCGGCTACGACGTGCTCTTCACGGTGGATGCTACGCACGCCTTCGACCGCAAAGGGCCGGACGGGCACGTGGTCACCGCCGACGAATTCACCCGCTCCACCGTGGCCACGCTCGACGGTGAATTTGCACGCGTGGTGCGCACCGCCGACGTCGTCGCGGGCGTGCGCGAGCGTGCACTCGCTCACGCGTAA
- a CDS encoding SRPBCC family protein, protein MTTDAKRNGRVIVDDGFATLSFERRLLHPIEDVWTAITDPDERRAWLGETHIEPRVGGAVKIVAHGPPVPPEVRTLTGRVLVWDPPHVLEHTWDQKIIGETIARYELSRDGDATLLRFTHRGFRVRAHAGGYGAGMHAYFERLDAYLANEPLPDWASRSQELAPIYA, encoded by the coding sequence ATGACGACGGACGCAAAACGCAACGGACGCGTGATTGTCGACGACGGATTCGCGACGCTCTCGTTCGAGCGCCGCCTTCTGCACCCCATCGAAGACGTATGGACCGCCATCACGGATCCCGACGAGCGTAGGGCCTGGCTTGGAGAAACGCACATCGAGCCGCGCGTCGGCGGCGCGGTCAAAATCGTCGCGCACGGCCCGCCCGTGCCGCCCGAAGTGCGGACCCTGACCGGGCGCGTGCTCGTGTGGGATCCGCCTCACGTGCTCGAGCACACGTGGGATCAGAAGATCATCGGTGAGACGATTGCCCGCTACGAACTTTCGCGCGATGGCGACGCAACCCTCCTTCGCTTCACGCACCGCGGGTTTCGTGTCCGCGCCCATGCGGGTGGGTACGGTGCGGGCATGCATGCCTACTTCGAGCGGCTCGATGCGTATTTGGCGAACGAGCCGCTCCCCGACTGGGCCTCGCGTTCGCAGGAGCTCGCACCGATTTACGCGTGA
- a CDS encoding metalloregulator ArsR/SmtB family transcription factor, which yields MDVFAAIAEPSRRLLLEQLVAGGRTAGELVEALPALSQPGVSKHLRVLREVGLVDVRVDAQRRVYTLRAERLAEVDTWLEPYRKLWTWHLDALEAHLDSKTKGSKKK from the coding sequence ATGGACGTCTTCGCCGCCATTGCCGAGCCAAGCCGGCGTCTGCTGCTCGAACAACTCGTCGCTGGAGGTCGCACCGCGGGCGAGTTGGTGGAGGCATTGCCGGCGCTGAGCCAACCGGGCGTGTCCAAGCACCTGCGCGTTCTTCGCGAGGTCGGCTTGGTCGATGTGCGGGTCGATGCCCAACGCCGCGTGTACACCTTGCGCGCGGAACGGCTCGCCGAAGTCGACACATGGCTCGAGCCCTATCGAAAGCTATGGACCTGGCACCTCGATGCCTTGGAAGCCCATCTCGATAGCAAGACCAAAGGAAGTAAGAAGAAATGA
- a CDS encoding DUF420 domain-containing protein — translation MVESTLSKRTDRPFWILNAVVSILALSLLTYLLLIRQTSPGDSAALAFMPAVNACFNATSAVLLVLAVVAIKKKKVARHQALMLSAFASSALFLVGYLAYHYVHGDTKYPGSGAMRGVYLAILASHVILSIPVVPMCLAAFYYAFQRNFVTHKKITKVLFPIWLYVSVTGVVVFAMLRSAYG, via the coding sequence ATGGTCGAGTCCACCTTGTCGAAACGCACCGATCGCCCGTTTTGGATCCTCAACGCGGTCGTTTCGATCTTGGCGCTCTCCCTGCTGACGTATTTGCTCCTCATTCGGCAGACGTCGCCGGGCGACTCCGCCGCGCTCGCCTTCATGCCCGCGGTGAACGCATGCTTCAACGCGACCTCGGCGGTGCTCCTGGTGCTGGCGGTCGTGGCCATCAAAAAGAAGAAGGTGGCGCGGCACCAGGCGCTGATGCTCTCCGCCTTCGCATCGAGCGCTTTGTTCCTCGTGGGCTACCTGGCCTACCACTACGTGCACGGCGACACGAAGTATCCGGGCTCGGGCGCCATGCGCGGGGTGTACCTCGCCATTCTGGCCTCCCACGTGATCTTGTCGATCCCCGTGGTGCCCATGTGCCTGGCCGCGTTCTACTACGCCTTCCAGCGCAACTTCGTGACCCACAAGAAGATCACGAAGGTGCTCTTTCCGATTTGGCTTTACGTTTCCGTGACGGGCGTCGTCGTCTTCGCGATGCTCCGCAGCGCCTACGGCTGA
- a CDS encoding alkaline phosphatase family protein, whose protein sequence is MQGFSRRQVLQILGAGAVGVGCGSENGLENGAEHGSSSHRATSQPTGLQMLAQIDNIVVVMMENRSFDHYFGALKRDAAYPNSGAVTGTSGTESNPAPDGQNVVIRAADTFTLADPPHSFDASHKQFNGGKNDQFVIAHAGPNQNQVMAYYDRTQIPFYYWLADNFTVCDHWHASVMGPTWPNRLYLHAGTSAGKKDNTPNLFNAPKTIWEQMRAAGKSTKNYYAGSVPFLPGALPTKLGVTSFAKLDKFFADAKAGTLPALSYIDPDWSVSDDHPAHDIRLGQSFVSSIYKALSESPQWARSLMILIYDEHGGFWDHVPPPAAPDDRADFRRFGFRIPAILIGPTVKKGHLSTTAYDHTSVLATVAARFGLPALTTRSAAANALTDIFDPARFDNPAAPPPNPPVIELDADALTTAGTSSQEELDDAIQNGTIPSHIVDGRPHDARIQSWLREAESLGAVRFVR, encoded by the coding sequence ATGCAAGGATTCTCTCGTCGTCAGGTACTTCAGATTCTCGGCGCGGGCGCCGTGGGCGTTGGCTGCGGCTCGGAGAACGGTCTGGAGAATGGGGCGGAGCATGGCTCGTCGAGCCATCGTGCAACCAGCCAGCCCACCGGGCTGCAGATGCTCGCGCAGATTGACAACATCGTCGTCGTGATGATGGAAAATCGCTCGTTCGACCACTATTTCGGCGCGTTGAAGCGCGATGCCGCGTACCCCAATTCGGGCGCAGTCACCGGGACGAGTGGAACGGAGTCCAACCCTGCCCCGGACGGGCAGAACGTGGTCATCCGCGCCGCCGACACGTTCACCCTAGCCGATCCGCCGCATAGCTTCGACGCGAGCCACAAGCAATTCAACGGTGGCAAGAACGACCAATTCGTCATCGCGCACGCGGGGCCGAATCAGAACCAGGTGATGGCCTATTACGATCGCACGCAAATTCCCTTTTATTATTGGCTCGCGGACAACTTCACCGTGTGCGACCACTGGCATGCCTCGGTCATGGGCCCCACGTGGCCCAATCGCCTTTACCTCCACGCGGGCACCTCGGCCGGGAAGAAAGACAATACGCCGAACCTCTTCAACGCGCCCAAGACGATTTGGGAACAAATGCGCGCGGCAGGCAAATCGACGAAGAATTATTACGCGGGTTCCGTTCCATTCTTGCCCGGTGCCCTGCCGACGAAGCTCGGCGTGACCAGCTTTGCGAAGCTGGATAAATTCTTCGCGGATGCCAAGGCAGGCACGTTGCCCGCGCTCTCGTACATCGATCCCGATTGGTCCGTGTCCGACGACCACCCGGCGCACGACATTCGCCTCGGGCAGTCCTTCGTCTCGAGCATCTACAAGGCGCTGTCCGAGAGCCCGCAGTGGGCACGCTCGCTGATGATCCTCATCTACGACGAACACGGCGGCTTCTGGGACCACGTGCCACCGCCCGCGGCGCCGGACGATCGCGCGGATTTTCGACGGTTTGGATTCCGCATTCCGGCCATCCTCATCGGCCCCACCGTCAAGAAAGGCCATTTGAGCACCACGGCGTACGATCACACCTCCGTGCTCGCCACCGTGGCCGCACGCTTCGGGCTGCCCGCGCTCACCACGCGCTCCGCCGCAGCCAACGCCCTCACGGACATCTTCGATCCGGCGCGCTTCGACAACCCCGCCGCTCCGCCGCCCAATCCACCGGTGATCGAGCTCGATGCGGACGCCTTGACCACCGCGGGGACGAGCAGCCAAGAGGAACTCGACGACGCCATCCAAAACGGCACCATCCCGAGCCACATCGTCGACGGACGCCCCCACGACGCGCGCATCCAAAGCTGGCTCCGCGAGGCCGAATCCCTCGGCGCCGTGCGCTTCGTCCGTTGA
- a CDS encoding CehA/McbA family metallohydrolase — protein sequence MAIPRIAAAADPAPIVFDGDVPLDGPEHFFAPFEVPEGIEEIEVRHDDQSETNILDFGLNDPDGYRGWGGGTDEPAIVGRLAASRAYVRGAIRAGTWKVVVGKAKVVASPARYHLEIVLRTTATLPEQKQRTPYAPPPPRPGRRYYAGDFHVHSLESTDAIPSLDEIATYAESRKLDFVEISDHNTVTQFEFFADAQARHPNLLFVPGIEYTTYHGHANAIGATRWVDHKLGQPGVTIDGAAEAIRAQGALFSINHPVLDLGDACIGCAWKLDVDPRHVSAIEIETGGLKQSGFIFIEKALAFWDERCAKGQHIAAIGGSDSHRAGETNGPTSSPIAEPTTMVLAEALSTEAILEGIRNGRTVVKLQSPADPMIELTSSVAPSGDTVRARSTILSAKITGTAGKNATVYFVKNGEAEAEVPVTSDPFVHEARVAVPDAGESRWRVEVRVDGQRSTITSHLFMQRDPNGPDPLAPPPSSSSGDGHGDGGCHAGKVASSAAWAWTLAAGAIVFFTRRRRIR from the coding sequence ATGGCCATTCCCCGCATCGCCGCCGCCGCCGACCCGGCCCCCATCGTGTTCGACGGGGATGTGCCCCTGGACGGACCGGAGCACTTCTTCGCGCCATTCGAGGTGCCGGAAGGCATCGAGGAAATCGAGGTGCGCCACGATGACCAATCCGAGACCAACATTCTCGATTTCGGATTGAACGATCCCGATGGATACCGCGGTTGGGGAGGCGGCACGGACGAACCGGCCATCGTGGGCCGCCTGGCGGCGTCACGCGCGTACGTGCGCGGGGCCATTCGCGCGGGTACGTGGAAGGTCGTCGTGGGCAAAGCCAAGGTCGTGGCCTCGCCGGCGCGTTACCATCTCGAGATCGTTCTTCGCACCACGGCCACGCTGCCCGAGCAAAAGCAGCGCACCCCGTATGCGCCGCCCCCGCCGCGCCCGGGCCGCCGCTACTACGCGGGCGATTTTCACGTGCACTCCTTGGAGAGTACGGACGCCATTCCGTCGCTGGACGAGATTGCCACCTACGCAGAATCACGAAAGCTCGATTTCGTCGAGATATCCGATCACAATACGGTGACGCAATTCGAATTCTTCGCCGATGCCCAGGCGCGCCACCCGAATCTGCTCTTCGTTCCCGGCATCGAGTACACCACGTACCACGGACATGCGAACGCCATTGGTGCCACGCGGTGGGTCGACCACAAGTTGGGGCAGCCGGGGGTGACCATCGACGGCGCGGCGGAAGCCATCCGCGCGCAGGGCGCCCTCTTCTCCATCAATCACCCCGTGCTGGACTTGGGCGACGCGTGCATCGGGTGTGCATGGAAGCTCGACGTCGATCCGCGCCATGTCTCGGCCATCGAAATCGAGACCGGTGGCTTGAAGCAAAGTGGCTTCATCTTCATCGAAAAAGCCCTCGCCTTTTGGGACGAGCGTTGCGCCAAAGGGCAGCACATCGCCGCCATCGGCGGGAGCGATTCGCACCGCGCCGGAGAGACCAACGGCCCCACGTCGAGCCCCATCGCGGAACCGACCACCATGGTGCTCGCCGAGGCACTGAGCACCGAGGCCATCCTCGAAGGTATCCGCAACGGCCGCACGGTGGTGAAGCTGCAGAGCCCCGCCGACCCGATGATCGAGCTCACGTCGAGTGTCGCCCCCTCGGGCGACACCGTGCGGGCACGCAGCACGATCCTGTCGGCCAAGATCACCGGCACCGCCGGCAAAAATGCCACCGTGTACTTCGTCAAGAATGGCGAGGCCGAAGCCGAGGTGCCGGTGACGAGCGATCCCTTCGTGCACGAAGCGCGCGTAGCCGTACCCGATGCGGGCGAGTCGCGCTGGCGTGTCGAGGTGCGCGTCGATGGTCAGAGGAGCACCATCACGAGCCACCTGTTCATGCAACGCGATCCAAATGGGCCGGATCCACTGGCACCACCGCCTTCCAGCTCGAGCGGGGATGGCCATGGGGACGGCGGCTGTCATGCCGGTAAGGTGGCGTCATCCGCAGCATGGGCGTGGACCCTGGCAGCGGGAGCGATTGTCTTCTTTACGAGACGACGACGGATACGTTAA
- a CDS encoding GH92 family glycosyl hydrolase produces MLVLTLTPLGIAGACSEPSLSPRGGENDGGSDSTVRGTDAAIDDASVADSANPADSSEPLPSGLARFVNPIIGTKGGETWPGADLPFGMLQFSPETTRGNQTRTPAPGGYAHSAMKIRGFSLTHLSGTGCAGAFGDIPFFPYAGTVSTSPTADTTDKIYASTFLRPNEQAIAGYYGVTLDSKVRAELTATMRTGSARFTYPADKPATLLIRASNSELGSTEAHVSIDAASRTITGSVTSGNFCGYIYGEAGNVDRRSYYTVYFHAEFDRPITATGSWADNVVKPGSTESNGGTTYGKDGFPPAGKGSGAYAVFDTGGQPVNMRVGISFVSAANAKANLEAENPQGTTFETVKQKAWEAWNEKLDRVQVTGGTDDQRTTFYTSVYHSLLHPNVFNDVNGEYVGMDQKVHKLSPGQNAQYANFSGWDVYRGQLQLVTLLEPTIGGDIAQSLLNQADQNKGVWDRWTHAQGGTHVMTGDPGHAAVPAIYAFGGTNFDAKGALASMVHAATTVTEEDKSKDGWNVMVVGERPSLDKYLTIHYVPAFGSDPKEGNAWGGASETLEDVVADFGVAQLAARLGENATHDEFLRRSGYWRNVFNPAAHSSGGYIQDRRYDGTWVTPFTPNTEDGFAEGSSAQYTLMVQHDVHGLFEAMGGNEKATARLDRFFHFDNGLWALTGAGGEHAEINNEPSVAAAWMYNFLGAPYKTQDTVREIINEHWKNSEIGIPGQDDLGAMSAWYAWSALGVYPQYIGRSELLLGTPLFTKAVIRTSKGRTLTINAPGATANTRYVQSVSVNGQPSTRAWVPESFLAGDGTLDFTVSTQPNKEWGAAPGDTPPSFPPAP; encoded by the coding sequence ATGTTGGTACTTACACTGACCCCCCTCGGCATCGCGGGGGCGTGTTCCGAACCATCGCTTTCTCCTAGAGGAGGAGAGAACGACGGCGGCTCGGATTCCACCGTTCGCGGAACGGACGCAGCCATCGACGATGCGTCGGTGGCGGATTCGGCCAATCCAGCCGACTCGTCCGAGCCGCTCCCCAGTGGCTTGGCTCGCTTCGTCAATCCCATCATTGGCACCAAGGGCGGGGAAACCTGGCCGGGCGCCGACTTGCCTTTCGGCATGCTTCAATTCAGCCCGGAAACGACCAGGGGCAATCAAACGCGCACACCCGCACCGGGCGGATATGCGCATAGTGCGATGAAGATCCGCGGTTTCAGCCTGACGCACTTGTCGGGCACCGGCTGCGCGGGCGCATTTGGTGATATTCCCTTTTTCCCGTATGCCGGTACGGTCAGCACCTCGCCGACGGCCGATACGACGGACAAGATTTACGCGAGCACGTTCCTGCGCCCGAACGAGCAGGCCATCGCCGGATATTACGGCGTGACGCTCGACTCCAAGGTTCGCGCGGAGCTCACGGCCACGATGCGCACGGGGTCGGCGCGATTCACCTACCCGGCCGACAAGCCGGCCACCCTTTTGATCCGAGCCTCCAATTCCGAGCTTGGCAGCACCGAGGCGCACGTCTCGATCGATGCCGCCTCGCGCACCATCACGGGCTCGGTCACCAGCGGGAACTTCTGCGGCTACATCTATGGGGAGGCGGGCAACGTCGATCGCCGCAGCTACTACACCGTCTACTTCCATGCGGAGTTCGATCGCCCCATCACTGCGACAGGGTCTTGGGCTGACAACGTTGTCAAGCCGGGAAGCACCGAGTCCAATGGCGGCACCACCTACGGCAAGGATGGCTTCCCGCCCGCGGGCAAAGGCTCCGGCGCCTACGCCGTGTTCGACACCGGCGGGCAGCCGGTCAACATGCGCGTGGGCATCTCGTTCGTGAGCGCGGCCAACGCGAAGGCGAACCTCGAGGCGGAGAATCCTCAGGGAACGACGTTCGAGACCGTCAAGCAAAAGGCCTGGGAGGCGTGGAACGAAAAGCTGGACCGCGTCCAGGTCACCGGCGGCACCGACGACCAGCGCACCACCTTCTATACGTCGGTGTATCACTCGCTCCTGCACCCCAACGTCTTCAACGACGTGAACGGGGAGTACGTCGGCATGGACCAGAAGGTCCACAAGCTCAGCCCCGGCCAAAATGCCCAATACGCGAACTTCTCGGGCTGGGACGTCTACCGCGGGCAATTGCAATTGGTCACCCTTTTGGAGCCGACCATCGGCGGCGACATCGCCCAATCGCTGCTCAACCAGGCCGATCAGAACAAGGGCGTCTGGGATCGATGGACGCACGCGCAAGGCGGGACGCACGTGATGACGGGCGATCCCGGGCATGCGGCGGTGCCGGCCATTTACGCATTCGGCGGGACGAACTTCGACGCCAAGGGCGCGCTCGCATCGATGGTGCACGCCGCCACCACGGTGACCGAAGAGGACAAGAGCAAGGACGGCTGGAACGTCATGGTCGTCGGCGAGCGCCCCTCGCTGGACAAGTACCTCACGATCCATTACGTGCCCGCCTTCGGGAGCGACCCGAAAGAGGGCAATGCCTGGGGCGGTGCCAGCGAGACGCTGGAGGACGTGGTGGCCGACTTCGGCGTCGCGCAGCTGGCTGCGCGCCTCGGGGAGAATGCCACGCACGATGAGTTCCTGCGGCGGTCCGGTTACTGGCGCAACGTCTTCAACCCGGCGGCGCATTCCTCGGGCGGATACATCCAGGACCGCAGGTACGATGGCACCTGGGTGACGCCGTTCACTCCGAACACCGAGGACGGTTTTGCCGAAGGGAGCAGTGCGCAATACACCTTGATGGTGCAGCACGACGTGCACGGACTTTTCGAGGCGATGGGCGGCAACGAGAAGGCCACGGCGCGGCTCGATCGGTTCTTCCACTTCGACAACGGGCTCTGGGCCCTCACCGGGGCGGGCGGCGAGCACGCGGAGATCAACAACGAGCCCTCAGTGGCCGCGGCGTGGATGTACAACTTCCTCGGCGCTCCGTACAAGACGCAGGACACGGTCCGCGAGATCATCAACGAGCACTGGAAGAACAGCGAAATCGGTATTCCGGGGCAAGACGACCTGGGCGCAATGTCCGCCTGGTACGCCTGGTCGGCATTGGGCGTGTACCCCCAGTACATCGGTCGCTCCGAGCTGCTCCTGGGGACGCCACTGTTCACCAAGGCGGTGATTCGCACGAGCAAGGGGCGAACGTTGACGATCAACGCACCAGGTGCCACCGCAAACACGCGCTACGTGCAAAGCGTAAGTGTCAACGGGCAACCGTCGACGCGCGCATGGGTTCCGGAGTCATTCCTCGCCGGCGACGGAACACTCGACTTCACGGTGTCGACGCAACCGAACAAAGAGTGGGGCGCCGCTCCAGGCGATACGCCCCCGTCGTTCCCGCCGGCACCATGA
- a CDS encoding M4 family metallopeptidase: MTIKTPFNRGVRGNWLSLVGLTLLACAPAACTGNSQGDDSSAPAPGVSVDTLPNAQVVDVEAATGIPTLVTGDLGAAAKGHALAAIAAVFRADASELSLKSEFTDPQGEVHSRYTQFKNGLEVLDGELVVHSRGRVVYAANGSARADIAGPAKSTISSASAVAAALRTYAGREGLAAEPRTELAYKRSDAGDSLLLVHKVTVTGTQDDGTPIADLVLVNAADGSIVDVVPSIHTARNREVHNLNGGTSLPGPVARTETGAASSDAVVNNNFARLGSTYDTYKALFNRDSINGSGSKLISSVHYSSRYNNAFWNGTQMVYGDGDGNTFSNLANSLDVTAHELTHGVTSNTSNLTYSGQSGGLNESLSDIFGQVVEWYAAGKVVSAGTWQVGEDVYTPNKAGDALRYLNDPKKDGRSLDYYPDFTSGVDVHYSSGISNLAFYLLSQGGTHPRGKTTTQVTGIGIEKAAQIFYRANTSLFTASTTFSQAKTWTAQAAQQLGYSTAEVNSVRAAWTAVGVP; encoded by the coding sequence ATGACGATCAAGACACCGTTCAACCGTGGCGTTCGTGGCAATTGGTTGTCTCTCGTTGGTTTGACACTATTGGCGTGCGCTCCCGCGGCTTGCACTGGAAATTCCCAGGGCGATGATTCCTCCGCACCGGCCCCCGGCGTTTCCGTCGATACCCTTCCCAACGCGCAGGTCGTCGATGTGGAAGCGGCCACCGGGATTCCCACCCTCGTGACCGGCGATCTCGGTGCGGCGGCAAAAGGCCATGCGCTCGCCGCCATTGCGGCGGTCTTCCGCGCCGATGCTTCGGAGCTCTCGCTGAAGAGCGAGTTCACCGATCCGCAGGGCGAGGTGCACTCGCGCTACACCCAATTCAAGAATGGCCTCGAGGTCCTCGACGGCGAGCTCGTGGTGCATAGCCGCGGCCGCGTGGTGTACGCCGCCAATGGCAGCGCGCGCGCGGACATCGCGGGCCCGGCGAAATCGACCATTTCGTCCGCATCCGCCGTCGCCGCGGCGCTGCGCACGTACGCCGGACGCGAAGGCCTCGCCGCGGAGCCCCGCACGGAGCTCGCGTACAAGCGCAGCGACGCGGGCGATTCGCTCCTCCTCGTCCACAAGGTGACGGTGACCGGCACGCAGGACGACGGCACCCCCATTGCCGACCTGGTGTTGGTCAACGCGGCCGACGGCTCCATTGTCGACGTGGTTCCCTCCATTCACACGGCGCGCAACCGCGAGGTGCACAACCTCAATGGCGGCACGAGCCTCCCCGGCCCCGTCGCCCGCACGGAGACCGGCGCCGCCAGTTCCGACGCGGTGGTGAACAACAACTTCGCGCGTCTCGGCTCCACGTACGATACGTACAAGGCCCTCTTCAACCGCGACTCCATCAATGGCAGCGGCTCGAAGCTGATTAGCTCCGTGCACTACAGCAGCCGCTACAATAATGCGTTCTGGAACGGCACGCAGATGGTGTACGGCGATGGGGACGGCAACACCTTCTCCAACCTGGCCAACTCGCTCGACGTCACCGCGCACGAGTTGACCCACGGCGTGACGTCGAACACCTCGAACCTCACCTACTCCGGGCAATCGGGCGGATTGAACGAGTCGCTCTCGGACATTTTCGGCCAGGTCGTCGAATGGTACGCGGCGGGCAAGGTCGTGAGCGCCGGTACGTGGCAGGTCGGTGAGGACGTGTACACGCCCAACAAGGCGGGCGATGCGCTTCGCTACCTGAACGACCCGAAGAAGGACGGTCGCTCACTCGATTACTATCCGGATTTCACCTCGGGCGTGGACGTGCACTACAGCTCGGGTATTTCCAATCTCGCGTTCTACCTTCTCTCGCAAGGCGGCACGCACCCGCGCGGAAAGACCACGACGCAGGTGACCGGCATCGGCATCGAGAAGGCCGCGCAGATCTTCTACCGCGCGAACACCTCGCTCTTTACCGCGAGCACGACCTTCTCGCAGGCGAAGACGTGGACGGCGCAAGCGGCGCAACAACTCGGTTACAGCACGGCCGAGGTGAACTCGGTACGCGCTGCCTGGACCGCGGTCGGCGTTCCGTAA